One part of the Sphingobium yanoikuyae genome encodes these proteins:
- the ruvX gene encoding Holliday junction resolvase RuvX has translation MKLVTTDRAEFRAALPEGGRLIGMDVGTKTIGLALCDAQWSIASPAYTVNRGKFSKDKPALEAFMAQQQVKGIVIGLPLNLDGTNSPRSQASRAFAHNVADIGLPVLLWDERWSTQAVTRTLLEADASRARRDELVDKLAASYILQGAIDGLVAGLE, from the coding sequence ATGAAACTTGTCACGACTGACCGCGCGGAATTTCGCGCAGCCCTGCCCGAGGGTGGTCGCCTGATCGGCATGGATGTCGGCACGAAGACGATCGGCCTGGCCCTGTGCGACGCGCAATGGTCGATCGCCAGTCCCGCCTACACCGTCAATCGCGGCAAGTTCAGCAAGGACAAGCCGGCGCTCGAAGCCTTCATGGCGCAGCAGCAGGTCAAGGGCATCGTCATCGGCCTGCCGCTCAACCTCGACGGCACCAACAGCCCGCGCAGCCAGGCCAGCCGCGCCTTCGCTCATAATGTCGCGGACATCGGCCTGCCGGTGCTGCTGTGGGACGAGCGCTGGTCGACCCAGGCCGTCACCCGCACCCTGCTGGAAGCCGACGCCAGCCGCGCCCGGCGCGACGAACTGGTCGACAAGCTTGCTGCCAGCTACATCCTCCAGGGCGCGATCGACGGCCTCGTCGCCGGGCTGGAATAG
- a CDS encoding DUF3089 domain-containing protein produces the protein MARKFLYIVAGLVVLVLAMLLAYRIWGMQIMRAVMVPREAFQPLQPLPANAYDDPKMWIARPDQTKDNPALWTPQGAAKLAPPAQKAAVFFIHPTSYVTPLGNAHWNAPLDDAESNATARRFVLSQASAFSAAGNVWAPRYRQANYGAFLTTGAEGDQALAAAYRDVTQAFAAFLKANPTGPLILAGHSQGSRHLLQLVREQVAGKPVADRIAAIYAVGWPISVEADLPALGFPACARRDQSHCIVSWQSYAEPADPSAVVESFERKQGLNGQPRKGTHMLCTNPITGTFNGNAPASANIGTLDARAADKPAHLVAGIVPARCDTSGVLMIGEPVDMGPYTLPGNNYHVYDYSLFWGNVRDDARQRLAAFTKTH, from the coding sequence GTGGCCCGCAAATTCCTCTATATCGTCGCCGGCCTGGTCGTGCTGGTGCTTGCGATGCTGCTCGCCTATCGCATCTGGGGGATGCAGATCATGCGGGCGGTGATGGTCCCGCGCGAAGCGTTCCAGCCGCTCCAGCCCCTGCCCGCCAACGCCTATGACGATCCGAAAATGTGGATCGCCCGCCCCGACCAGACCAAGGACAATCCCGCGCTCTGGACGCCGCAGGGCGCGGCCAAGCTTGCGCCGCCCGCGCAGAAGGCCGCCGTCTTCTTCATCCATCCGACCAGCTATGTGACGCCGCTTGGCAATGCCCATTGGAATGCGCCGCTGGACGACGCGGAAAGCAACGCGACCGCGCGCCGCTTCGTGCTGAGCCAGGCCAGCGCCTTCAGCGCCGCCGGCAATGTCTGGGCACCCCGCTATCGCCAAGCCAATTATGGCGCATTCCTCACCACCGGAGCGGAGGGCGACCAGGCACTCGCAGCAGCCTATCGCGACGTGACCCAAGCCTTCGCCGCCTTTCTCAAGGCCAATCCCACCGGTCCGCTGATCCTCGCCGGCCACAGCCAGGGGTCACGCCACCTGCTGCAACTGGTGCGCGAACAGGTGGCGGGCAAACCGGTCGCCGACCGGATCGCCGCCATCTATGCCGTGGGCTGGCCGATCTCGGTCGAGGCGGACCTGCCTGCATTGGGCTTCCCCGCCTGTGCCAGGCGGGATCAATCGCATTGCATCGTCAGCTGGCAAAGCTATGCCGAACCGGCCGATCCGTCCGCCGTGGTCGAAAGCTTCGAGCGCAAGCAGGGCCTCAATGGCCAGCCGCGCAAGGGCACGCACATGCTCTGCACCAATCCGATCACCGGCACCTTCAACGGCAATGCGCCCGCCAGCGCCAATATCGGCACGCTCGACGCCCGCGCCGCCGACAAGCCGGCTCATCTGGTGGCCGGCATCGTCCCTGCCCGCTGTGACACCAGCGGCGTGCTGATGATCGGCGAGCCGGTCGACATGGGCCCCTACACGCTGCCCGGCAATAATTATCACGTCTATGATTATAGCCTGTTCTGGGGCAATGTGCGCGACGACGCCCGCCAGCGACTGGCGGCCTTTACCAAGACGCACTGA
- the gatC gene encoding Asp-tRNA(Asn)/Glu-tRNA(Gln) amidotransferase subunit GatC: MSIDLQTVKKIASLSRISVTDAEAEAMVPELNNILGWVEQLGEVDVTGVQPMTAVIPNHQRLRDDVVTDGNVRDKVLANAPQAEHGFFAVPKVIE; this comes from the coding sequence ATGTCGATAGACCTTCAGACCGTGAAAAAGATCGCCAGCCTTTCGCGCATTTCGGTGACGGATGCGGAAGCGGAAGCCATGGTGCCCGAACTCAACAATATCCTTGGCTGGGTGGAACAGCTGGGAGAGGTGGACGTGACCGGCGTGCAGCCGATGACGGCCGTCATCCCCAACCATCAACGCCTGCGCGACGATGTCGTCACGGACGGCAATGTGCGTGACAAGGTGCTGGCCAATGCGCCGCAGGCCGAACATGGCTTCTTCGCGGTGCCGAAAGTTATCGAATGA
- the gatA gene encoding Asp-tRNA(Asn)/Glu-tRNA(Gln) amidotransferase subunit GatA gives MTDLTDLTVAEIRDGFRAGDFSAREVAEGFNANVAAAKALNAFIVETPEKALAAADAADKAKAAGETLGQLAGVPIGMKDLFCTEGTQTTAASHMLEGFVPTYESTVSGKLWAAGAGMLGKLNLDQFAMGSSNETSYYGNVISPWRRGGGDNAALAPGGSSGGSSSAISARLCPAATGTDTGGSIRQPAAFTGISGIKPTYGRCSRFGIVAFASSLDQAGPMARTVRDNAILLEVMSGFDPKDSTSLDLAVPQWEANLSSDLKGKKVGIPKEYRPDGLNAEISAMWDRGIEWLKDAGAEVIEVSLPHTKYALPTYYIIAPAEASSNLARYDGVRYGQRDLPDGAGLQDMYAATRAAGFGPEVKRRIMIGTYVLSAGFYDAYYTQAQKVRALIARDFELAFEKCDLLLTPTAPSASFALGEKQADPLAMYLNDVFTVPASLAGLPAMAIPGGLDSAGLPIGLQVIGKALDEQTVLNASLAIEERAGFTARPDKWW, from the coding sequence TTGACTGATCTTACTGATCTTACAGTGGCGGAAATCCGCGACGGCTTCCGCGCGGGCGATTTTTCGGCGCGCGAAGTGGCCGAGGGCTTCAACGCCAATGTCGCCGCTGCCAAGGCGCTGAACGCCTTCATCGTCGAGACGCCGGAAAAGGCGCTGGCAGCGGCCGACGCCGCCGATAAGGCCAAGGCCGCCGGCGAGACGCTGGGCCAGCTGGCTGGCGTGCCGATCGGCATGAAGGACCTGTTCTGCACCGAAGGCACGCAGACGACTGCCGCGTCGCACATGCTGGAAGGCTTCGTGCCGACCTATGAATCGACCGTGTCGGGCAAGCTGTGGGCGGCCGGCGCCGGCATGCTGGGCAAGCTCAATCTCGACCAGTTCGCCATGGGTTCGTCCAACGAGACGAGCTATTATGGCAATGTGATCTCGCCCTGGCGGCGCGGCGGCGGTGATAATGCCGCACTGGCGCCCGGTGGTTCGTCGGGCGGTTCCTCCTCGGCCATCTCCGCGCGGCTCTGCCCGGCGGCGACCGGCACCGACACTGGTGGCTCGATCCGCCAGCCTGCCGCCTTCACCGGCATTTCGGGCATCAAGCCGACCTATGGCCGCTGCTCGCGCTTCGGCATCGTCGCTTTCGCCAGTTCGCTGGATCAGGCCGGGCCGATGGCGCGCACGGTGCGCGACAATGCGATCCTGCTGGAAGTCATGTCGGGCTTCGATCCCAAGGATTCGACTTCGTTGGATCTGGCCGTGCCGCAGTGGGAAGCCAATTTGTCGAGCGATCTCAAGGGCAAGAAGGTCGGTATTCCCAAGGAATATCGCCCCGATGGCCTGAACGCCGAAATCTCCGCCATGTGGGATCGCGGCATCGAATGGCTCAAGGACGCCGGCGCCGAAGTGATCGAAGTGTCGCTGCCGCATACCAAATATGCGCTGCCGACCTATTATATCATCGCGCCTGCCGAAGCCTCGTCGAACCTCGCCCGCTATGACGGCGTGCGTTACGGCCAGCGCGACCTGCCCGATGGGGCGGGATTGCAGGACATGTATGCCGCGACCCGCGCTGCCGGCTTCGGCCCGGAAGTGAAGCGCCGCATCATGATCGGCACTTACGTGCTGTCGGCCGGCTTCTATGATGCCTATTATACCCAGGCGCAGAAGGTGCGAGCGCTGATCGCGCGCGATTTCGAACTGGCGTTCGAAAAGTGCGACCTGCTGCTGACGCCGACCGCGCCGAGCGCCTCCTTCGCGCTGGGCGAGAAGCAGGCCGATCCGCTGGCCATGTATCTGAACGACGTCTTCACCGTGCCAGCCTCGCTGGCCGGGCTGCCGGCGATGGCGATTCCAGGTGGGCTGGATTCGGCCGGTTTGCCGATCGGCCTGCAGGTGATCGGCAAGGCGCTGGACGAGCAGACTGTGCTGAACGCCAGCCTCGCCATCGAGGAACGGGCCGGTTTCACCGCGCGGCCGGACAAGTGGTGGTAA
- a CDS encoding AbrB/MazE/SpoVT family DNA-binding domain-containing protein: protein MNAPSKIETGTMTSKGQILIPKAMRDATGLVPGQPYRVLVNEAGQVVVAPLGFGPEEAAERSRRVMEAIDAIAGKYPNPDGMSTDEYMREIRGNYEP, encoded by the coding sequence ATGAACGCGCCAAGCAAGATCGAAACCGGAACGATGACCAGCAAGGGACAGATACTGATCCCCAAGGCCATGCGTGACGCGACCGGTCTTGTTCCGGGGCAACCTTATCGAGTGCTTGTCAACGAAGCTGGGCAAGTGGTGGTTGCCCCGCTGGGGTTCGGTCCGGAGGAAGCGGCTGAACGCAGTCGCCGGGTTATGGAAGCGATTGATGCAATTGCTGGCAAATATCCTAATCCCGACGGGATGAGCACGGATGAATATATGCGGGAGATACGGGGTAATTACGAGCCGTGA
- a CDS encoding type II toxin-antitoxin system VapC family toxin: MILIDSNVLIDVFDRDPEWFDWSRTNINRAAFGAYLFVNPVVIGEIAPRFMEYEQLRLALISMLIGIEPLAGDGAFLAGRAFEVHRRRKQPGAAKSILADFFIGGHAQASGATILTRDPRFYRSYFPGVPLITPSKDE; the protein is encoded by the coding sequence GTGATCCTCATTGATTCAAACGTTCTCATTGATGTGTTTGATCGCGATCCTGAATGGTTCGATTGGTCTAGGACCAATATTAATCGAGCTGCCTTTGGCGCCTATTTGTTTGTGAACCCCGTTGTCATTGGTGAGATTGCGCCGAGGTTTATGGAGTATGAGCAACTTCGCTTGGCGTTGATTTCTATGCTGATCGGGATTGAACCTCTTGCTGGCGATGGCGCATTTCTAGCAGGAAGAGCATTTGAGGTTCATCGCCGTCGCAAGCAGCCAGGTGCAGCCAAATCGATCCTCGCCGATTTCTTCATTGGTGGTCATGCTCAGGCCAGCGGTGCGACCATTCTCACGCGTGACCCGCGTTTCTACAGAAGCTATTTCCCCGGCGTGCCGTTGATTACGCCTTCAAAGGACGAATAA
- the gatB gene encoding Asp-tRNA(Asn)/Glu-tRNA(Gln) amidotransferase subunit GatB: MTESTYRIQGATGEWEVVIGLEVHAQVTSNAKLFSGAATAFGAEPNTQVSLIDAAMPGMLPVPNRECIRQAVRTGMAIDAQINKWSRFDRKNYFYADLPQGYQISQLYHPIVGEGQIEIVLDEKNPEASTKVIGVERIHVEQDAGKLMHDQHPTSSYVDLNRSGVALMEIVSKPDMRSPAEAGAYLSKLRTILRYVGSCDGNMDQGSMRADVNVSVRRPGEEFGTRTETKNVNSVRFVMAVVEHEANRQVDVLEAGGKIVQETRLYDPDRNETRSMRSKEDAHDYRYFPDPDLLPLELDDEFLEECRQSLPELPDAKLRRYAQDLGLSAYNAATLTADADTARWFEALLAEGARIQKKSEGEVSKASANWLLSELYGALNRIGKSLEESPVSPEEGAELLALVADGTISGTIAKQVFEIMLETGDKPGKIVEEKGLKQTSDTGAIEAAVADVLAKNGDKVEQYRGGKEALFGFFVGQTMKAMQGKANPQVVNELVKKALAG, translated from the coding sequence ATGACTGAATCAACCTATCGCATCCAGGGCGCAACCGGCGAGTGGGAGGTCGTGATCGGCCTGGAAGTCCATGCGCAGGTGACGTCGAACGCGAAGCTCTTTTCCGGCGCCGCGACGGCGTTCGGCGCGGAGCCCAATACGCAGGTCAGCCTGATCGATGCGGCCATGCCCGGCATGTTGCCCGTGCCCAACCGCGAGTGCATCCGCCAGGCGGTGCGCACCGGCATGGCGATCGACGCGCAGATCAACAAATGGTCGCGCTTCGACCGCAAGAATTATTTCTATGCGGATCTGCCGCAGGGCTATCAGATCAGCCAGCTCTATCACCCGATCGTGGGCGAAGGGCAGATCGAGATCGTCCTGGACGAGAAGAACCCCGAAGCCAGCACCAAGGTGATCGGCGTCGAGCGCATCCATGTCGAGCAGGATGCCGGCAAGCTGATGCACGACCAGCACCCGACCAGCTCCTATGTCGACCTCAACCGGTCGGGCGTGGCGCTAATGGAAATCGTGTCGAAGCCGGACATGCGTTCGCCTGCCGAAGCAGGGGCTTATCTCTCGAAGCTGCGGACCATTCTTCGCTATGTCGGCTCGTGCGACGGCAATATGGACCAGGGGTCGATGCGCGCCGACGTCAACGTCTCCGTGCGCCGTCCGGGCGAAGAATTCGGCACCCGCACCGAGACCAAGAATGTGAACTCGGTCCGCTTCGTCATGGCCGTGGTCGAGCATGAGGCGAACCGCCAGGTCGACGTGCTGGAGGCCGGCGGCAAGATCGTGCAGGAAACGCGCCTCTATGACCCGGATCGCAACGAAACCCGTTCGATGCGGTCGAAGGAAGACGCGCACGACTATCGCTACTTCCCCGATCCCGACTTGTTGCCGCTGGAGCTGGACGATGAATTCCTGGAGGAATGCCGCCAGTCGCTGCCCGAACTGCCGGACGCGAAACTGCGCCGCTATGCGCAGGATCTGGGCCTGTCTGCCTATAATGCCGCGACCCTGACCGCCGACGCCGACACCGCACGCTGGTTCGAGGCGCTGCTGGCCGAAGGCGCGCGCATCCAGAAGAAGAGCGAGGGCGAGGTCTCCAAGGCATCGGCCAACTGGCTGCTGTCGGAGCTCTATGGCGCGCTCAACCGCATTGGCAAGAGCCTTGAAGAAAGCCCGGTAAGCCCCGAGGAAGGCGCCGAATTGCTGGCACTGGTAGCCGATGGCACGATCAGCGGCACGATCGCCAAGCAGGTGTTCGAGATCATGCTGGAAACCGGCGACAAGCCCGGCAAGATCGTCGAGGAAAAGGGCCTGAAGCAGACCAGCGACACCGGCGCGATCGAGGCGGCGGTGGCCGATGTCCTCGCCAAGAATGGCGACAAGGTCGAGCAGTATCGCGGCGGCAAGGAAGCGCTGTTCGGCTTCTTCGTCGGTCAGACGATGAAGGCGATGCAGGGCAAGGCCAATCCCCAGGTCGTCAACGAACTGGTCAAGAAGGCGCTCGCCGGCTGA
- a CDS encoding autotransporter domain-containing protein codes for MRHLLACTAIAPVLVALTATNAAAETTIGSSTTTAVKTSTVASGAADAITVSSAGSITLTSGTAITMDSNNNVSNAGSLTINDADNATGILVKAGTTGNITNSGTITLTEDYTATDTDSDGDIDGTFAKGTNRNGILVESGAAHTGNIDTTGTISIEGNNSAGIRVNSTLIGNLSTYGTISVVGDNSYGVVANDIDGNATIRGSISTKGANSTAVALLGDVDGAVKIQGTIVSTGYRSTTRPSDVTKLDADDLLQGGPALVIAGNVNGGIVFDVAPTASDDDDEDDTDIDDDGLTDSTETTATVINYGSAAAVQIGSASADTSIGVVQGDSSGYGVVVRGAIAGYGIYDGVDANAMVIGDLGGDVDIAKGVLVAGSITAISYDSNATALRLGSGATSDAIEISGTVAASGAALENTSARGLVIDAGAQVNSVKVSGTVAAVAADDEKGSAIAILDSSGTVASLSNTGTISATGGLTNTAIDLSANSSGVTLTQALASSTATAPSIVGDVKLGSGDDVMTVSAGRIVGDVSLGAGNNSLSLSGSSTLTGDLSYAGTGATLTLADTASVTGALDFGGASGTMTLNGTSSYTGAISNSGNMALVLNGGTLAASNTGSIALASLSASSGSALGVTINGADGTNTVYDVAGAASFASGSKVKVALTQVGGSEGDYVIVRAASLSGTPALDSATLLPYMFKGSVSSDTTTGDVTLSIAAKTTSELGLTGSLSRAYSAIFNALDNDSTLANAYLDVTDGQTLNGALRQMLPEHSGSTFEAVTAGSRATARILSDPNGIYRTKDGKLGFWLQQVAFGSSKSIGDTASYDINGWGAGGGVEYLTDLGAFGGSFAYIHGRDTSDSSNSSADSDQFELAAHWRGSWGPLQAFARVSAAHIDFDGTRNFALDDVVRKATGDWSGKLYSATAGASYQLQFNRFSLRPGIGIDYYRLKEGGYSESGGGDAFNLTVDGRTSDEMTANGTIAAGYDFGSLNREDGWARFELEGGRRQLIGGSLGDTVAHFKDGDDFALVADKRTSGWTGRARLYGGTDTFRVGGEFGAEEQQNHVAISFRATVNFVL; via the coding sequence ATGCGACATTTGCTGGCCTGCACGGCCATCGCCCCGGTTCTGGTTGCGCTGACCGCAACCAATGCCGCGGCGGAAACCACGATCGGTTCATCCACCACCACCGCCGTCAAGACCTCCACCGTCGCCTCGGGCGCGGCCGATGCGATCACGGTCAGCTCGGCTGGCAGCATCACGCTGACCAGCGGCACCGCAATCACGATGGACAGCAACAACAATGTCAGCAACGCGGGTTCGCTGACCATCAACGATGCCGACAATGCGACCGGCATTCTGGTCAAGGCCGGCACCACCGGCAACATCACCAACAGCGGCACGATCACGCTGACGGAAGATTATACCGCAACCGACACGGACAGTGACGGCGACATTGACGGGACGTTCGCCAAAGGGACGAACCGCAATGGCATTCTGGTCGAATCCGGTGCGGCCCACACCGGCAATATCGACACCACCGGCACGATCTCGATCGAAGGCAACAACAGCGCCGGCATCCGCGTCAACTCGACGCTGATCGGTAATCTGTCGACCTATGGCACCATCTCCGTCGTCGGCGACAACAGCTATGGCGTGGTCGCCAACGACATCGACGGCAACGCCACGATCCGCGGTTCGATCAGCACCAAGGGCGCGAACAGCACCGCCGTCGCCCTGCTGGGCGATGTCGATGGCGCAGTGAAGATCCAGGGCACGATCGTCAGCACCGGCTATCGCTCCACCACCCGCCCGAGCGACGTCACCAAGCTCGACGCCGACGACCTGCTGCAGGGCGGCCCCGCCCTCGTCATCGCCGGCAATGTCAACGGCGGCATCGTGTTCGACGTCGCGCCGACCGCCAGCGACGATGACGACGAAGATGACACCGACATCGATGATGACGGCCTGACCGACAGCACCGAAACCACCGCCACGGTCATCAACTATGGCTCGGCGGCTGCGGTGCAGATCGGCTCGGCCAGCGCCGACACCAGCATCGGCGTGGTCCAGGGCGACAGTTCGGGCTATGGCGTGGTCGTGCGCGGCGCGATCGCGGGCTATGGCATCTATGACGGCGTCGATGCCAACGCGATGGTGATCGGCGACCTGGGCGGCGATGTCGACATTGCCAAGGGCGTCCTGGTCGCCGGATCGATCACCGCCATCTCCTATGACAGCAACGCCACCGCCCTGCGCCTGGGTTCGGGCGCGACCAGCGACGCGATCGAGATTTCGGGCACCGTCGCCGCATCGGGCGCGGCGCTGGAAAATACCAGCGCGCGCGGCCTGGTGATCGACGCCGGGGCACAGGTGAATTCGGTCAAGGTCAGCGGCACCGTCGCGGCCGTCGCCGCCGATGATGAAAAGGGCAGCGCGATCGCGATCCTCGATTCCTCGGGCACCGTCGCCAGCCTCAGCAACACCGGCACCATCTCGGCGACCGGCGGCCTCACCAACACCGCCATCGACCTCAGCGCCAACAGCAGCGGCGTGACGCTGACCCAGGCGCTCGCCTCCTCGACCGCGACCGCGCCCAGCATCGTCGGCGACGTCAAGCTCGGCTCGGGCGATGACGTCATGACGGTATCGGCTGGCCGGATCGTCGGCGATGTCAGCCTGGGCGCCGGCAACAACAGCCTGTCGCTCTCGGGCAGTTCGACCCTGACCGGCGATCTCAGCTATGCCGGCACCGGCGCCACCCTGACCCTGGCCGATACCGCCAGCGTCACCGGCGCGCTCGACTTTGGCGGCGCCAGCGGCACGATGACGCTGAACGGCACCTCCAGCTATACCGGCGCGATCAGCAACAGCGGCAACATGGCGCTGGTGCTGAACGGCGGCACGCTGGCGGCCAGCAACACCGGTTCAATCGCGCTTGCCTCGCTCAGCGCTTCCTCCGGCTCGGCGCTGGGCGTCACCATCAACGGCGCCGATGGCACCAACACCGTCTATGACGTCGCCGGTGCCGCCAGCTTCGCCAGCGGTTCCAAGGTGAAGGTGGCGCTGACCCAGGTCGGCGGATCGGAAGGCGACTATGTCATCGTCCGCGCCGCATCGCTGTCCGGCACCCCGGCGCTCGATAGCGCGACCCTGCTGCCCTATATGTTCAAGGGTAGTGTCAGCAGCGACACGACGACCGGCGACGTGACCCTGTCGATCGCCGCCAAGACCACGTCGGAACTGGGCCTGACCGGTTCGCTTTCAAGGGCCTATTCGGCGATCTTCAACGCGCTCGACAATGACAGCACTCTGGCCAACGCCTATCTGGACGTGACCGACGGCCAGACGCTGAACGGTGCGCTGCGCCAGATGCTGCCCGAACATTCCGGCAGCACCTTCGAAGCCGTCACCGCTGGCTCGCGGGCGACCGCGCGCATCCTGTCGGATCCCAACGGCATCTACCGGACCAAGGACGGCAAGCTGGGCTTCTGGTTGCAGCAGGTCGCGTTCGGCAGCTCCAAGAGCATCGGCGACACCGCCTCCTACGACATCAATGGCTGGGGCGCGGGCGGCGGCGTCGAATATCTGACCGATCTTGGCGCCTTCGGTGGTTCCTTCGCCTATATCCATGGCCGGGACACCAGCGACAGCTCCAACAGCTCGGCGGATTCCGACCAGTTCGAACTGGCGGCGCACTGGCGCGGCAGCTGGGGTCCGCTCCAGGCCTTCGCGCGCGTTTCGGCGGCGCATATCGACTTTGACGGCACCCGCAACTTCGCGCTCGACGATGTCGTGCGCAAGGCGACCGGCGACTGGTCGGGCAAGCTCTATTCGGCCACGGCCGGGGCTTCCTATCAGCTCCAGTTCAACCGCTTCAGCCTGCGTCCGGGCATTGGCATCGACTATTATCGCCTGAAGGAAGGCGGCTATAGCGAAAGCGGCGGTGGCGACGCGTTCAACCTGACCGTCGATGGCCGTACCAGCGACGAAATGACCGCCAACGGCACGATCGCCGCCGGCTATGATTTCGGCAGCCTCAATCGCGAGGATGGCTGGGCACGGTTCGAACTGGAAGGCGGCCGCCGCCAGCTGATCGGCGGGTCGCTCGGCGACACGGTCGCCCATTTCAAGGATGGCGATGATTTCGCCCTGGTCGCCGACAAGCGCACCAGCGGCTGGACCGGCCGGGCCCGCCTCTATGGCGGCACCGACACGTTCCGCGTCGGCGGCGAATTCGGTGCGGAAGAACAACAAAATCACGTCGCAATCTCATTCCGGGCGACGGTTAACTTCGTCCTGTGA